In the Commensalibacter melissae genome, ACAAACATCCAACACCAACGGATTCTGGTCTTAAACGACGTTTTGGTGATTTTGTTTCTCTTTCTGAGGCTTTAGATTACGCCGCTCAAGGAAAAAGCGGTATTAATTTTTATTCAGCCAAGGGAGTTTTATTAGAATCATTACCCTATTCTGACCTGCGACAACAAGCTATACATGTTGCCAAGCAACTTTTGACCTTGGGACTAAAGAAAGGCGATCGCCTGGCCATTGTTGCAGAAAGTGACAGTGACTTTAGCCGTATCTTTTTTGGCTGCCAATATGCAGGTATTGTTCCCGCCCCAATGCCTCTGCCTGTTGCTTTTGCTGGAAAATCTTCTTATATCAACACCTTGCGGGGAATGATTGAAAACTCTTCCGCAAAAGCGGTTATTATTCCACAAACAATTCAAAGCTGGACGCGGGAAATTATTGAAAAATTTCCTTTATTGTTCGGAGGAAATCCTGCCCAGCTAAAAGAAATAAAAGTTAATAGCGCCATAGAATTACCAGTTATTCAGGCTGATGATCTTTCTTATCTTCAATTTTCTTCAGGAAGCACTCGCTTTCCTATGGGGGTTGCTGTCACCCAGAAAGCCTGTTTGGCCAATGCTCATGCAATCTCATATTATGGATTGGCAGTAAAAGAAACAGGAGACCGATGCGTTTCATGGTTACCCTTGTATCACGATATGGGGCTGGTTGGATTTTTTCTAACCCCTATGACATGCCAGTTAACCATTGATCTTTTGCCTACCAGGGATTTCGCAAGGCGTCCACATGTCTGGTTGGATCTGATCAGTCGTAATAAAGGGACCCTATCTTATAGTCCATCTTTTGGGTATGAACTTTGTACACGCCGTATGCCTTCCTCAACCCTGGAACTTGATTTATCCTCTTGGCGTGCGGCAGGTATTGGCGGAGATATGATACGTTCTCATATTTTAAAACAATTTGCCGAACAATATCAAAAATATGGTTTTAATTCAAAAGCTTTTGTCGCAAGCTATGGCATGGCGGAAGCGACATTAGCCCTTTCATTCGCACCTTTGGGAGAGGGACTTAAAACCGATACTATTGATTTGCCCCTTCTTGAAACGACAGGTATAGCAAAACCTTCCAATGATCCTTGCGTTACAACCAGAACTTTTACTCTTTGTGGTCCGATACTTCCTGATCATGAAATTGAAATACGGGACGAAAATGGAAATATTCTTCCCGAAAGAAGAGCGGGCAGCATTTACGTGCGAGGCCCAAGCCTTATGAAAGGTTATTTCAATAAAGAAAAAGAAACAGAAGCCGTTCTTGACAAAGAAGGATGGTTAAAAACAGGTGACCTAGGTTATATTTTAAATAACGAAATTGTCATAATTGGACGCGAAAAAGATTTGATTATCATTAATGGGCGAAATATATGGCCCCAGGATCTGGAATGGGCGGCTGAACATGCTTTTAACTCGCTAAGAAGCCGCGATGTCGCTGTATTCTCGGTTGATAAGAATAATCAGGAAACTGTCGTTGCACTTGTCCAATGCCGTGCCATTGATGAGTCTGAAAGAAAAAGACTTCAAGAAGATATGACCAGTCTGTTTAGAAGACAAAATGGTGTAGAAGTATCTGTCCTGTTAGTCCCTCCACATAGCCTGCCGCAAACCTCCTCTGGAAAATTGACACGGGCAAAAGCAAGACAAATGCTTTTAAAAGGAGAATTCGGATTTCATTTTTAAAAATTCAGGTATGAAATGAAATTTTATGGCCTCTTGAACAGAATTTAAAAGCTATTTACAATAAATCAATTCTTTCCTTAGGATATGCGACTGATTGCGTTAAATGTCATCCAATCAGTCATAATCGTTCAAATATTGATATTTAACAAGGTAACACTATGACTGAAACGGTTGAAAAAATTTCAAAAATAATTATTGATACATTATTAGAAAACCCAAAAGTTCCCAAAAACATTTCACCAGACAGCAAAATTATTGAAGATTTGGAATTCGATTCTCTAGCTGTCATGAATTTCGTCATGGAAATTGAAGATAAACTAGACGTATCCGTTCCTTTGGATCGCCTGACAGACGTAAGAACGATTCGTGATCTTGCAGATGCCATCGTTTCCCTTAAATAAAAGCCCTCTCCTATGGATATATTTACAAAATTCAAGCCACTTGAAACTGCTTTCAACCAACTTATTTCCTTTGCCCCGCACAATCCGTTTGGGGTTACAATCGAAAAAACACTTACTGCAACAGTTGGTACTATCAACGGGAAAGAAACACTTCTTTTTGGAACAAACAATTATCTAGGCCTCAGTCAATCCGAAGAGGCACGAAAAGCAGCTGCTGAAACAGCTATGCAATATGGTGTTGGAACAACGGGATCCAGAATTGCCAATGGCTCTTATTCCTTACATCAATCACTCGAACAAGAGCT is a window encoding:
- a CDS encoding fatty acyl-AMP ligase, with product MDINKHPTPTDSGLKRRFGDFVSLSEALDYAAQGKSGINFYSAKGVLLESLPYSDLRQQAIHVAKQLLTLGLKKGDRLAIVAESDSDFSRIFFGCQYAGIVPAPMPLPVAFAGKSSYINTLRGMIENSSAKAVIIPQTIQSWTREIIEKFPLLFGGNPAQLKEIKVNSAIELPVIQADDLSYLQFSSGSTRFPMGVAVTQKACLANAHAISYYGLAVKETGDRCVSWLPLYHDMGLVGFFLTPMTCQLTIDLLPTRDFARRPHVWLDLISRNKGTLSYSPSFGYELCTRRMPSSTLELDLSSWRAAGIGGDMIRSHILKQFAEQYQKYGFNSKAFVASYGMAEATLALSFAPLGEGLKTDTIDLPLLETTGIAKPSNDPCVTTRTFTLCGPILPDHEIEIRDENGNILPERRAGSIYVRGPSLMKGYFNKEKETEAVLDKEGWLKTGDLGYILNNEIVIIGREKDLIIINGRNIWPQDLEWAAEHAFNSLRSRDVAVFSVDKNNQETVVALVQCRAIDESERKRLQEDMTSLFRRQNGVEVSVLLVPPHSLPQTSSGKLTRAKARQMLLKGEFGFHF
- a CDS encoding acyl carrier protein, with the protein product MTETVEKISKIIIDTLLENPKVPKNISPDSKIIEDLEFDSLAVMNFVMEIEDKLDVSVPLDRLTDVRTIRDLADAIVSLK